In Chlorobiota bacterium, the sequence ATGTTGGTGGCGTAATGCTGCTGAACCAGCCCCGGATATTTCGCGCTGGCGATGTAGCCTATCCATCCCCCCCAATCGTGGGTCAGCAGGCGCACCTGTTGATGGCCCAGTGCTTGGATGAGCTTCACCAGATCATCCACCAACTCCTCTTTCAGATACCCCCCTGCCGTTGCTTCGGTCCAGCCAAAGCCGCGAAGATCCGGGACGATCACCCGGAAGCGTTCGGCAAACGGTGGTATTTGCTTGCGCCACATCCACCAATGCTGGGGCCAGCCGTGAAGCATCAGCAGCGGCGGCCCCGCGCCAGCTTCGGCGATATGGACCCGCAGCCCGCCGATGTCAATCCAACGGTGCTGAAGGTCCACCCCTTCCACCGAAGGGAGCGGCTGCTGAAGATGGGAATCGGTTGTTGGCATCTGCGATCTGGTTTGATGGAAGCGGGTACGGAACCTTGCCGCGATTGGATGTTACGCCCCGCCAACTTGCGGTTGCCCTTCCCCTGTTTATCTTTGGCCAGCTTCAAACCACGGCCAGCAACCGGCCAATCCCATGCCTTTCCATGCCTGAATTTATCCATCTCCATAACCACACCCACTACTCACTTCTGGACGGTGCTTGCACACCGGACGGGCTTATCAAAGCCGCTGGTGAAAACAGCATGAACGCCGTTGCGCTGACCGATCACGGGGTCAATTTTGGGAGCATGGAGTTCTACAAAAAGGCCAAAAAAGCTGGCGTAAAGCCGATTATCGGGTGCGAGGTGTATGTTGCCGACGGGCTGCGGACGGACCGCGTGGGGACCAACGCCGCCAAGAAAACCCGCAACTACTTCCACCTGATCCTGCTGGCGAAGGATTACGCCGGATACCAGACGCTGAACCGCCTAACCAGCCGCGCCCACACCGAAGGCTACTACTACAAACCCCGCATTGACCGCGAGCTCCTTCTGAACAACCACGAAGGATTGGTGGCCTTGTCCGCCTGCGCCGGCGGGGTGGTTTCGGCACACCTGGTAAATGAGAATTACGAGGCCGCACGGGAGGCGGCGATTTGGTATCGCGAGCTGTTCGGCCCAGATTTCTACTTGGAGGTCCAGGACCACGGCATCCCCGTTGACCGCCCCGTGTTGGAGGGGATGCCCCGGTTGGCAGCCGAGCTTGGAATCCCGCTGGTGGCCACCAACGATTGCCACTACATCCGCAAGGAGCACGCCATTGCCCACAACGTGCTGCTCCATATCCGCGACGCAAGCAAGACCGGTGCGAAGATTGATGTGGAGTCGGAGCTTCGCTACGGGACCACCAATTACTACTTCAAAACTGCCGACGAAATGGCGGAGCTTCTGGGGCATTTCCCGGGGGCGATCGAGAACACGGTGGCCATTGCAGAGAAATGCAATCTGGAGCTTCCCCACGAGTTCTTCATGCCCAACTTCCCGATACCGCCGGAATCACGATCCCAGACGCTGGACGACTACTTGCGGGAGATCACGTGGCAAGGGGTGGAGCGGCGGTATCCAAAAGCGGAAGCGGGGGTGAAGGACCGCACCGAGTTCGAGCTTGAGGTCATCACCCGAATGGGGTACAGCGGGTACTTCCTGATTGTGCAAGATTTCATCCAGGCCGCGCGGGACCGCGGCGTTAGCGTGGGGCCGGGGCGTGGCAGCGCGGCGGGAAGTTTGGTGGCCTACGCGCTGGGGATCACCAACGTTGACCCGCTGAAATATGACCTGCTGTTCGAGCGGTTCCTGAACCCCGATCGCGTCTCGATGCCCGACATTGACATTGACTTTGCCGACGACAAGCGGGAGCGGGTGATTGATTACGTGAAGGATAAATATGGTCACGACGCGGTTGCGCAGATCATCACCTTCGGGACCCTTTCCTCGCGCGCGGTGCTGAAAGATGTTGGGCGGGTGTTGGGGGTTCCCCTTTCCACCATCACCAGCATCACCGATAAAATCACCGTGAAGTTTGGGCGGGTGCAATCCATCAACGAGGCGTTGGAGAATCCGGAGCTTCGGTGGGTGAAAGAAAGCACCGAGCCGCAAATCCGAAAGCTGATTGAGTACAGCCAGGTGCTGGAAGGAATGGCCCGGAACACCTCGCTCCACGCCGCCGGGGTGGTGATTGCGCCGGGGCCGCTGGAGAACTACATCCCGCTGTACAAAACCCCCGACAGCGGCCTTGCCAGCCAGTACACCATGAACTACTTGGAGGACGCTGGCCTGCTGAAGATGGACTTCTTGGGGCTGCGGACCCTGACGATTATTGACCGCACGTTGGAGCTGGTGAAGCAGCGCCACAACGTCGCGATTGATATTGATGCGATCACCCTTGAGGACCCAAAAACCTACGAGCTTGTTGGGCGCGGATTAACGATTGCCGTCTTCCAGTTCGAATCGGTGCCGATGCAGAAATACCTGAAGGAGCTGAAGCCAAACTCGCTGGAAGATTTAACCGCCATGAACGCCCTGTACCGCCCGGGACCGATGGAGAATATTCCGGAGTTTATCGAGCGGAAATGGGGGCGGAAGCCGATCACCTACTTGCACAAAACGCTGGAGCCGATACTGGGGAAGACCTACGGGATTTGCGTGTACCAGGAGCAGATCATGCAGATAGCCCAGCAGCTTGGCGGCTTCACCCTTGCCCAGGCCGACAACCTTCGGCGCGCCATGGGGAAAAAGCAGATCAAGTACATGGAGGAGATGAAGGAAACCTACTTCCAGGGGTGCGCGGCAAACGGCATTGATAAAAAAACTGCCGACGAAATTTGGGAGATGATGGTGAAGTTTGCCGATTACGGCTTCAACAAGAGCCACTCCCTTGCCTACAGCTATCTGGCCTACCAAACGGCATGGCTGAAGGCAAACTACACGCCGGAATTTCTGGCGGCGAACATGACCGCCGAAGCGAACGATCTGGCAAAGGTGGTGAAGCTGATTGACGAATGCCGCAAGTTCGAGATCAACGTGCTGCCGCCCGATGTGAACCAATCCATGATTGATTTCTACGTGGTGGATTCCGGCATTCGGTTCGGCATGGCGGCAATCCGCAACGTGGGGGAAGGGGCGGTTGCGGCAATCTTGAAGGAGCGCGAAAAATCGGGGGCATTCACCTCCATTTTCGATTTCACCCGCAGGCTTGCCGGCAACACCTTAATCAACAAACGGCTGCTGGAAAGCCTGGTGGTTAGCGGCGCGTTCGACACCATCCACCCCAACCGCCGCCAATGCTTCATGGCGATTGATGCCGCAATCCAGTACGCCGCCGCCTGCGCCAGCAGTGCCGCCAGCGGAATGGCCTCGCTGTTTGCCGATGCCAGCGATGGCGACGACGGAACCGGAGCACTTCCCGAACCCTCCTTGCCCACCATTGACGATTGGGCAAAACTGGAGAAGCTCCGCCGCGAGAAGGAGGTGCTGAATTTTTACGTGAGCGGACACCCGTTGCAGGAGTACGCCGCCGAGGTGGAGGCCTTCTCGCAAATCTCGCTGGGGGAAGTGGAGGAAGATGCCAAGTTCGAGGGGGCCGTCAGGGCCTGCGGAATCGTCACCGCG encodes:
- the dnaE gene encoding DNA polymerase III subunit alpha → MASAIWFDGSGYGTLPRLDVTPRQLAVALPLFIFGQLQTTASNRPIPCLSMPEFIHLHNHTHYSLLDGACTPDGLIKAAGENSMNAVALTDHGVNFGSMEFYKKAKKAGVKPIIGCEVYVADGLRTDRVGTNAAKKTRNYFHLILLAKDYAGYQTLNRLTSRAHTEGYYYKPRIDRELLLNNHEGLVALSACAGGVVSAHLVNENYEAAREAAIWYRELFGPDFYLEVQDHGIPVDRPVLEGMPRLAAELGIPLVATNDCHYIRKEHAIAHNVLLHIRDASKTGAKIDVESELRYGTTNYYFKTADEMAELLGHFPGAIENTVAIAEKCNLELPHEFFMPNFPIPPESRSQTLDDYLREITWQGVERRYPKAEAGVKDRTEFELEVITRMGYSGYFLIVQDFIQAARDRGVSVGPGRGSAAGSLVAYALGITNVDPLKYDLLFERFLNPDRVSMPDIDIDFADDKRERVIDYVKDKYGHDAVAQIITFGTLSSRAVLKDVGRVLGVPLSTITSITDKITVKFGRVQSINEALENPELRWVKESTEPQIRKLIEYSQVLEGMARNTSLHAAGVVIAPGPLENYIPLYKTPDSGLASQYTMNYLEDAGLLKMDFLGLRTLTIIDRTLELVKQRHNVAIDIDAITLEDPKTYELVGRGLTIAVFQFESVPMQKYLKELKPNSLEDLTAMNALYRPGPMENIPEFIERKWGRKPITYLHKTLEPILGKTYGICVYQEQIMQIAQQLGGFTLAQADNLRRAMGKKQIKYMEEMKETYFQGCAANGIDKKTADEIWEMMVKFADYGFNKSHSLAYSYLAYQTAWLKANYTPEFLAANMTAEANDLAKVVKLIDECRKFEINVLPPDVNQSMIDFYVVDSGIRFGMAAIRNVGEGAVAAILKEREKSGAFTSIFDFTRRLAGNTLINKRLLESLVVSGAFDTIHPNRRQCFMAIDAAIQYAAACASSAASGMASLFADASDGDDGTGALPEPSLPTIDDWAKLEKLRREKEVLNFYVSGHPLQEYAAEVEAFSQISLGEVEEDAKFEGAVRACGIVTAVRTKLDKRENRIAFATIEDFTGKAECIFWSDAYRAHGEKIAEGEIVFVLGKAEMNGADGIKIIVDDIIPVAQARSRFANALAVNVQLDLVPEDAAHRTLELFKNNQGELQCIFRVYDEQRSLVGRWVSRRFTITPTPNLLEGLRAIYGRENVKFVGTN